A window of Planctomycetaceae bacterium genomic DNA:
CAATAAGCAGCATACCTTTCCAGGGGCCAATCGGCGCTGTTCGCTTGAGCAGAGTTGAAGGTAATTTCGTTATTAACCCCACTTATCCGCAGAGAGAAAAATGCGATTTCAACCTTATGCTCGCAGGCAGACGCGACGCGATAAATATGATTGAAGTTGACGCAAAACAACTGCCAGAAAGCGTTGTTGCCGATGGTATCGCAACCGCTCACAAGGCGATTATCGAAGTTTGCGATTTGATTGACGAATTCGTAGCAAAATGCGGCAAGCAGAAACAGGTTCCTGAAATTAAATGGGATCAGCAGCTTGCCGATGAAATAAAGGAAAAATATTCAGCACAGTTCAAAGAGGCTTTCGCAATCATCTCTAAAAAGCAGAGAAACGAAACGCTTAAAGCAATTGTTACCGGCATAAAAGAATTATACTGCACGGAGCAGGACGGCAAAGAAGCAAAATGCACAAAGGTTCTGATGGGCAGAATAATTGACGGCATACAGAGCACAATCGTGCGAAATATGATTTTGCAGGGCAAACGTCCTGACGGCAGAACATTGACAGACATCAGGCCGATAAGCTGCGAAGTTGGAATCCTGCCACGCTCACACGGCTCGGCACTTTTCACACGCGGCGAAACACAGGCTCTTGTCGCCGTTACACTGGGCACAAGCAGCGATGAGCAAATCGTTGACGGACTGCTTGAAGAATACGGCCAGAAATTTATGCTGCACTACAACTTCCCGCCATATTCTGTCGGCGAAGTAAAACCGATGCGAGGACCGGGCAGACGTGAAATAGGCCACGGAGCATTGGCTGAAAAGGCATTAGAGCGAGTCAGACCTGACATCGACGCATTTCCATATACAATTAAAATAGTTTCGGATATTACCGAATCGAACGGTTCAAGCTCGATGGCTTCAGTTTGCGGCGGTATGCTGGCTCTTATGGACGCAGGCGTTCCGATTGTCGACCCTGTCGCCGGCATCTCTGTCGGCCTTGTGCAGGAGCAGGATAAATATGTTCTGCTGACAGACATCATTGGCGATGAAGACCATTTCGGCGATATGGATTTCAAAGTCGCTGGCACAAAAAATGGCATCACTGCGATTCAGCTTGATATTAAATCAAAATCAATATCGCATAATATCGTTGTTGAAACACTCGAACGAGCCAGAGAAGCTCGTATGAAAATTATTGATATTATGACACAGACAATCGCCACACCAAGACCGCAGTTAAGCCAATACGCACCGAAACTGACAAGCATAGATATCGACCCCGAACTTATCGGCAAAATCATTGGCCCGGGCGGCAAGACGATTAAAGCTCTGCAGGAAAAGACCGGCACGAAGATTGAAATCGAAGAAAACGGCACTGTTTATATTAGCTGCGTAGGCGGCGAAGGCCACATGGAGGCACGTCAAATTATTCAGGATATGACTGAACCGCCGACAGTCGGGAAAATTTATCCGAAATCGAAGATTGTTTCCATTAAGGATTTTGGCGCATTCGTCGAAATACTGCCGGGCGTTGAAGGATTGTGCCACATCAGCGAACTTGCGGATGGATTTGTTAAGAACGTAGACGCGGTATGCAAGATGGGCGATATAATTCCTGTCAAACTGCTGTCAATTGACGACCAGGGCAGATTTAAACTTTCAAGAAAAGCTGCTCTTGCTCAAATGAAGGCTGAAGGCGAATCACAGCCACAAGCATAAGTTAATTAAAATCCGAAATTCGAAAGTCGGAATTCGAAATTAATTTCGGATTTCTAAATTCGTTTTTCGGATTTTTTATTTCTATATAATGATGCGGCAAAAACCTCAAAAAACAGAAGCGCGGAAGATTTCGGAGCTTGAGGAGCTAAGCAGGCTTACGGGCGGTCTTGCTCACGAGATGAAGAATCCGCTCTCGATAGTAAAAGTCAATCTCAAGCTCATCAGCGAAGACCTTGCCGCGTCGAAAGACCAAAACACAGTTCGTGCGGCAAAAAAAATCGCCGTCGTGCAGAAGGAAACCGACCGGCTGGAGCAGATTCTCGAAGATTTTCTGCGTTACATCCGCAAAACTGAACTGCACCCTGCTTCGGTCGATATCAACAAGCTTGTGAGCGATATGATTGATTTTTATTCGCCGCAGGCGACCAGCAGGTCGATTACGATTCGACAGGCAATGTGCGGCGAGCCTTTAATTTGTTTTGTCGACAGCAATTCGCTCAAGCAGGTGCTTTTGAATCTGTTCATCAACGCGCAGCAGGCAATGCCCGGCGGAGAACTGATAGTTACAACACAAAAAATGAACAATGATGCTGTAATTACCGTAACTGATACCGGCAAAGGAATCGAGCCGGAAAATCTTGAAAAAATCTTCGACGCGTATTATTCTACCAAAGTCGGCGGAAGCGGACTTGGCCTGCCGACCTCGAAAAAAATTATCGAAGCGCACAAAGGCTCAATAAAGGTTGACAGTATCATCGGCAAAGGAACATCGTTTACAATCCTTCTGCCGCTGGAAAGCAAATACTAAATACTAAGTAATGTCTGAAAAACCGATAATTTTGATAGTTGACGATGAAGCAGGACACGCTGACGTGTTGGCAGAGGCTCTTGCGCAAAGCGGCGGAGAAACTATCGCAATTTACGACGCGAAAAACGCTGTAGAACTGTTGAGCACCCGTCACATCGACATCGTGATTACAGATTTGAATCTGCACAACGACAAAATCAACGGCGTGGATATTTTAAAAACCGC
This region includes:
- a CDS encoding two-component sensor histidine kinase is translated as MMRQKPQKTEARKISELEELSRLTGGLAHEMKNPLSIVKVNLKLISEDLAASKDQNTVRAAKKIAVVQKETDRLEQILEDFLRYIRKTELHPASVDINKLVSDMIDFYSPQATSRSITIRQAMCGEPLICFVDSNSLKQVLLNLFINAQQAMPGGELIVTTQKMNNDAVITVTDTGKGIEPENLEKIFDAYYSTKVGGSGLGLPTSKKIIEAHKGSIKVDSIIGKGTSFTILLPLESKY
- the pnp gene encoding polyribonucleotide nucleotidyltransferase; this encodes MAEVIRVEKKIGESNLILETGKIGRQADATVIVSYGDTVVLAAVVSAPPRSEEIDYFPLSVEYRERLSAAGKFPGGFMKREGRPTTKEVLTSRLIDRPIRPLFPDGYFDEVQITVNAISADQDNDPDVLAMIGASAALSISSIPFQGPIGAVRLSRVEGNFVINPTYPQREKCDFNLMLAGRRDAINMIEVDAKQLPESVVADGIATAHKAIIEVCDLIDEFVAKCGKQKQVPEIKWDQQLADEIKEKYSAQFKEAFAIISKKQRNETLKAIVTGIKELYCTEQDGKEAKCTKVLMGRIIDGIQSTIVRNMILQGKRPDGRTLTDIRPISCEVGILPRSHGSALFTRGETQALVAVTLGTSSDEQIVDGLLEEYGQKFMLHYNFPPYSVGEVKPMRGPGRREIGHGALAEKALERVRPDIDAFPYTIKIVSDITESNGSSSMASVCGGMLALMDAGVPIVDPVAGISVGLVQEQDKYVLLTDIIGDEDHFGDMDFKVAGTKNGITAIQLDIKSKSISHNIVVETLERAREARMKIIDIMTQTIATPRPQLSQYAPKLTSIDIDPELIGKIIGPGGKTIKALQEKTGTKIEIEENGTVYISCVGGEGHMEARQIIQDMTEPPTVGKIYPKSKIVSIKDFGAFVEILPGVEGLCHISELADGFVKNVDAVCKMGDIIPVKLLSIDDQGRFKLSRKAALAQMKAEGESQPQA